A single genomic interval of Acidobacteriota bacterium harbors:
- a CDS encoding CdaR family protein: MDRMSYGWSAVKEYARDYILENTGLKVLALFMTAVLWLSVASRWSQITLNPVPIEIINLSPELALTKYETLSAKVYLRGPKDVVDSLRSTELAVVADLQNVEPGVRVIPLKIDTDRLPPSIDTQTIDISPHSVRVTLERLVEANLPVEPRFEGEVAAGYEIYNWTISPHTIKVSAAASHIKDITSVLTETINIAGKTAPFSDFVAIDTGSQFVNTIEDSPKVMLTVNIGEVRKERVLEKIPVNLINAPANTQYTPKFVRLIISGTKQAVDDLKPEELEIIVDYLTIDEKLREGKPEVKFFANSEKLSVKSIQPSLIKIN; this comes from the coding sequence ATGGACAGGATGAGTTATGGCTGGTCGGCTGTAAAAGAATATGCCAGAGATTATATTCTTGAGAATACCGGATTGAAGGTGCTGGCACTTTTTATGACCGCCGTGTTATGGCTCTCGGTAGCGTCGCGTTGGAGTCAAATTACCTTAAATCCTGTTCCCATTGAAATCATCAACCTGTCGCCGGAACTCGCCTTGACGAAATATGAAACCCTGTCGGCAAAAGTCTATTTGAGAGGACCCAAAGATGTGGTTGATTCACTGCGCTCAACGGAACTGGCGGTGGTTGCGGATTTGCAGAATGTCGAACCGGGTGTGCGGGTGATTCCCTTAAAGATTGATACAGACCGCTTGCCTCCGAGCATCGACACGCAAACGATAGATATTTCCCCGCATAGTGTTCGGGTTACGCTTGAGCGGTTGGTCGAAGCCAACTTACCGGTAGAACCCCGATTTGAAGGTGAAGTGGCTGCGGGGTATGAAATTTATAATTGGACGATTTCACCTCATACAATAAAAGTATCGGCAGCCGCCAGTCATATAAAAGATATTACCTCGGTATTGACGGAGACCATTAATATCGCTGGGAAGACGGCACCATTTAGTGATTTTGTTGCCATCGATACCGGTTCACAATTTGTCAATACTATCGAAGACAGCCCGAAAGTAATGTTGACGGTGAATATCGGAGAGGTGCGGAAAGAACGGGTCTTGGAAAAAATTCCGGTTAATTTAATCAACGCTCCGGCAAATACCCAGTACACACCAAAATTTGTCCGATTAATCATTTCAGGCACTAAACAGGCTGTCGATGATTTAAAACCGGAAGAATTAGAAATTATTGTTGACTATTTGACAATCGATGAGAAATTACGCGAAGGCAAACCGGAAGTGAAGTTTTTTGCCAATAGTGAAAAACTATCCGTCAAAAGCATTCAACCCAGTTTGATAAAAATCAACTGA